A window from Malacoplasma iowae encodes these proteins:
- a CDS encoding YoaK family protein has protein sequence MKKYIGSLDLLLFIFLCFLCGLIDAYCFLYRAQTFTLFQTGNLIKLIIFYVKGNISEASYSLILFVSFILFTFIFYFVSKLFKNLKISFKPIVLLICMILIIPSIVLKFNTINYISYQNIISGLCLSAIGGLIAISFKRVHLNKKRKIQFNAAMMTGNTKNMIMSLVNGIKYKNKNFLFESFCYFLMLITFSIGILTTALIQNYIVLPNSLYINFGLIYLFLLLSLITMLTITINLKNVDVVGVNDKT, from the coding sequence ATGAAAAAATATATTGGAAGTTTAGATCTATTATTATTTATTTTTCTATGTTTTTTATGTGGATTAATAGATGCTTACTGTTTTTTATATAGGGCACAAACATTTACTTTATTTCAAACTGGAAACTTAATAAAATTAATTATTTTTTATGTTAAAGGTAATATAAGTGAAGCATCATATTCTTTGATTCTTTTTGTTTCTTTTATATTATTTACTTTTATATTTTATTTTGTATCGAAGTTATTTAAGAACCTAAAAATTAGTTTTAAACCTATAGTCTTATTAATTTGTATGATATTAATAATTCCAAGTATTGTATTAAAATTTAATACAATAAATTATATTAGTTACCAAAACATAATTTCTGGTTTATGTTTATCAGCAATCGGAGGTTTAATTGCAATTAGTTTTAAAAGAGTTCATTTAAACAAAAAAAGAAAAATACAGTTTAATGCTGCAATGATGACAGGAAATACTAAAAATATGATAATGTCATTAGTTAATGGTATTAAGTATAAAAATAAGAATTTTTTGTTTGAATCATTTTGTTATTTTTTAATGTTAATTACTTTTTCAATTGGGATTTTAACAACAGCACTAATTCAAAATTATATTGTTTTGCCAAATAGTTTATATATTAATTTTGGTTTAATATATTTATTTTTATTGTTAAGCTTAATAACTATGTTAACTATCACAATTAATTTAAAGAATGTTGATGTTGTTGGCGTTAATGATAAAACATAG
- a CDS encoding transposase, translating into MCTIKSWKNNLDELVTFFIIHMKLEKIIYKINTIENLNRNIINITKTKVYFTNHQSLSKIIYLCLFNTQEDYD; encoded by the coding sequence ATGTGTACTATTAAATCATGAAAAAATAACCTTGATGAATTAGTAACATTTTTTATTATTCATATGAAATTAGAAAAAATAATCTATAAAATAAATACAATAGAAAATCTAAATAGAAATATTATAAATATTACAAAAACAAAAGTTTATTTTACAAATCACCAATCATTATCAAAAATAATTTACTTGTGTTTATTCAACACTCAAGAAGATTATGATTAA
- a CDS encoding MIP family Ig-specific serine endopeptidase: MKKSIKLTVYSFLSLLAIGSITVPVAIVFSVHTNSSNNSSNENKPTVDNNKPPTNNENKPPVDNNNPPIDNNKPPVDNNIPNSDKEIGEELSNKLQLESYSNGFTPNQNQPNLNWYKDRSLKNSDYMNLLNNITFSLFFKNEVGTNDPEVIKSLSGGTGWLLDYAFCKDSTNNNYIKLFIGTNFHVARHLINTNENEEYKQNDVISKGGYTKEFGLAWYENNRYTSLIYKNQRIPKTVFMAKDFIKDKNADDYVKNYLKENNKTEEYNGYFADFAVLEWDYYENESTSNSSDLSKPAKRLSIKNKIDSVINTYNSFYDRLSNSRPNEYKNRSKSTIYTDLSYIDVAFYDLYVRPRFEAATKESEINNIKNKQKELDNKWNETIFKYYSNYTLEPTNVYLYGYPWDSQSRGVPMGTVEIQDYDKPAGQFRLPRTYSHFYYTHLSWKNLNGNNNHQVYWDNKPTFSYYGNLEKTIFPRNTKTPSYGGISGSLVINDEGLFIGLVSSSYQNTTIIDNNNNYSEVGTINFVPFVNNFPTSSEPSYLPIQAYNLIDGSDKLRYPNQTKSFKDQLFKYHPNIKSKLFSK, from the coding sequence ATGAAAAAAAGTATCAAATTAACAGTTTATTCATTTTTATCACTACTTGCAATAGGTAGCATAACTGTTCCAGTAGCAATAGTTTTTTCTGTTCATACAAATTCTAGCAATAATTCATCTAATGAAAATAAACCAACAGTTGATAACAACAAACCACCAACAAATAATGAAAATAAGCCACCAGTTGATAACAATAATCCGCCTATTGATAATAATAAACCTCCAGTTGATAACAACATTCCAAACAGTGATAAAGAAATAGGGGAAGAACTGTCTAATAAATTGCAACTTGAAAGTTATAGTAATGGTTTTACACCAAACCAAAATCAGCCTAATCTAAATTGATATAAAGATAGATCATTAAAAAATAGTGATTACATGAATCTATTAAATAACATCACTTTTTCATTGTTTTTTAAAAATGAAGTAGGTACAAATGATCCAGAAGTTATTAAAAGCTTAAGTGGTGGAACTGGTTGATTATTAGATTATGCTTTTTGTAAAGATTCAACAAACAACAATTACATTAAACTTTTTATTGGAACAAATTTTCATGTTGCAAGACATTTAATAAACACAAATGAAAACGAGGAATACAAACAAAATGATGTTATTTCAAAAGGTGGATATACAAAAGAATTTGGATTAGCTTGATATGAAAACAATAGATATACATCTTTAATTTATAAAAATCAAAGAATTCCCAAAACTGTTTTTATGGCTAAAGATTTTATTAAAGATAAAAATGCTGATGATTATGTAAAAAATTATTTAAAAGAAAATAACAAAACTGAAGAATATAATGGTTATTTTGCAGATTTTGCAGTCCTTGAATGAGATTATTATGAAAACGAATCTACTAGCAATTCTAGTGATTTATCAAAACCAGCTAAAAGACTATCAATAAAAAACAAAATTGATTCTGTAATTAATACATATAATAGTTTTTATGATAGATTGTCAAATTCTAGACCTAATGAATATAAAAATAGAAGTAAATCTACAATATACACAGATTTAAGTTATATTGATGTAGCTTTTTATGATTTGTATGTAAGACCAAGATTTGAAGCAGCAACAAAAGAAAGTGAAATTAATAACATTAAAAACAAACAAAAAGAATTGGATAATAAGTGAAATGAAACTATATTTAAATATTATTCAAACTATACTTTAGAGCCAACAAATGTTTATTTGTATGGTTATCCATGAGATAGCCAAAGTAGAGGTGTGCCAATGGGAACTGTTGAGATTCAAGATTATGATAAACCAGCTGGACAATTCAGACTCCCAAGAACATACTCGCATTTTTACTATACTCATTTAAGTTGAAAAAATTTGAATGGTAATAATAATCATCAGGTTTATTGAGACAATAAACCTACGTTCTCATATTATGGCAATTTAGAAAAAACAATCTTTCCAAGAAACACAAAAACTCCAAGCTATGGGGGTATTAGTGGTAGTTTAGTTATTAATGATGAAGGTTTGTTTATAGGACTTGTATCATCTTCTTACCAAAACACAACAATTATTGATAACAATAATAATTATTCTGAGGTTGGCACTATAAATTTTGTACCTTTTGTTAATAATTTTCCCACTAGTTCAGAACCATCATATTTACCAATTCAAGCTTATAATTTAATAGATGGTAGCGATAAGTTAAGATACCCAAATCAAACAAAATCTTTTAAAGATCAATTGTTTAAATATCACCCAAATATAAAATCAAAATTATTTAGTAAATAG
- a CDS encoding P35 family lipoprotein — MEKKKKNKLKKILLSISSIGLLLAIPTAVVLSLNKPTHTQKKSPDTNQPKNDDINLDKKSGNPDEEKIPNDNDVVNKDDKDNNINSDTNDEKEKNNIDKKEENKDNEKEQENNEFSIDLKKDISLITTTDELFKNNDKKLLEDLLNKDKKIITTSNNDIQSSTISLSNNLDFKKTKTFKQVDLTNKQIIYFNNNEIIKISNIDHLFKYIETDDFINKLIKKNNENITYKLKDKNDFYVDKQFIYFTFNELSNSKVNKEIIISIPLPNIEINLKDIAINLTKENKTITEKVNIKLNAPLSFSDIDQKKQLLLIDYNFNSEKFKVEVLKQLGLIEKNTNDNKINYSKIADKLKLFNSEIKDIKIITSSNKAPGTKGFDNKYDIVLTIVPKQGFHWEDNTNVEKQLKMKNINIVLKTATWENVGKYYNNDIKLLVSRFRTNKGLRNQFKHELDKQIIVIDVQELMKDDLKKWNMDVEFVDIWSDFWSYRKAYVRMKLVPLPGYTYEYNKYENEAYFTLEVKLGYGN, encoded by the coding sequence ATGGAAAAGAAAAAGAAAAATAAATTAAAAAAGATTTTGCTTAGCATTTCTTCTATTGGTTTATTATTAGCTATTCCAACTGCAGTTGTTTTATCTTTGAACAAACCAACTCACACACAGAAAAAATCTCCTGACACTAATCAACCAAAAAATGATGATATTAATTTAGATAAAAAATCTGGAAATCCTGATGAAGAAAAAATACCAAATGATAATGATGTTGTAAACAAAGATGACAAAGACAATAACATAAATTCAGATACTAATGATGAAAAAGAAAAAAATAATATAGACAAAAAAGAAGAAAATAAAGATAACGAAAAAGAACAAGAAAATAATGAATTTAGTATTGATTTAAAAAAGGATATTAGTCTAATCACAACTACTGATGAACTTTTTAAAAACAATGATAAAAAATTATTAGAAGATCTATTAAATAAAGATAAAAAAATTATTACTACATCAAATAATGATATACAATCATCAACAATTTCTTTATCAAATAATTTAGATTTCAAGAAAACAAAAACTTTTAAGCAAGTTGATTTAACTAACAAACAAATTATTTATTTCAATAATAATGAAATCATTAAAATAAGCAATATTGATCATCTATTTAAATATATTGAAACAGATGACTTTATTAACAAATTAATTAAAAAAAATAATGAAAATATTACATATAAACTAAAAGATAAAAATGACTTTTATGTAGATAAACAATTTATTTATTTTACATTTAATGAACTATCTAATAGTAAAGTAAATAAAGAAATTATTATAAGTATTCCATTGCCTAACATTGAAATTAATTTAAAAGACATTGCAATTAATCTTACAAAAGAAAATAAAACTATAACAGAAAAAGTTAATATTAAATTGAATGCCCCTTTAAGTTTTAGTGATATTGATCAAAAAAAACAATTACTTTTAATTGACTACAACTTTAATAGTGAAAAATTCAAAGTAGAAGTTTTAAAACAACTTGGTTTAATTGAAAAGAATACAAATGATAATAAAATAAATTACTCTAAAATTGCTGATAAATTAAAACTATTCAATTCAGAAATAAAAGACATCAAGATTATCACTTCTTCAAATAAAGCTCCTGGTACAAAAGGTTTTGATAACAAATATGATATTGTTTTAACAATTGTTCCAAAACAAGGTTTTCACTGAGAAGATAACACTAATGTTGAAAAACAACTAAAGATGAAAAATATTAACATTGTTCTAAAAACAGCTACTTGAGAAAATGTTGGCAAATATTACAACAATGATATTAAATTATTAGTGTCACGTTTTAGAACAAATAAAGGTTTAAGAAATCAATTTAAACATGAATTAGATAAACAAATTATAGTGATAGATGTTCAAGAACTTATGAAAGATGATCTTAAAAAATGAAACATGGATGTAGAATTTGTTGATATATGATCAGATTTTTGAAGTTATAGAAAAGCATACGTAAGAATGAAACTTGTACCACTACCAGGTTATACATATGAATATAACAAGTATGAAAATGAAGCTTATTTTACTTTAGAAGTAAAATTGGGTTATGGTAATTAA